A part of Capsicum annuum cultivar UCD-10X-F1 chromosome 6, UCD10Xv1.1, whole genome shotgun sequence genomic DNA contains:
- the LOC107875324 gene encoding B3 domain-containing transcription factor ABI3 isoform X2, giving the protein MDRKLHELHGNTNNQDENINMVQSADDDIQMLQQQPTDFDPMEDTDIWLNENFSTDFTSLQDFPCMSSSSSTSYSPPTELSDPSSGVVLKSDAEQDFDKKIDTIGDQECLNVMENLEYMDLIDVNEFLDPMISFLHSENQNPQEQQQQELVVKEKGKVPLEDDQQVSIFQGDSELALMFFEWLKHNKDYISAEDMRSIKLKRSTIESASRRLGSNKEGKKQLLRLILDWVEQHRLQKKQMTEAQAINQQCLQNCAPCNFDPNACFYPPQWMANPAYNAPFPEPMQGYIGDAYCNGSYFATPLNHTVNGGVSSPLSAEYQPMDTSQSWSPSQFTMATASQYNQFPENDGTNNVAMADQSQSLLSTQYDPYQIFDGNGEALPRLGSCATREARKNRMARQRRVRPHHYRHQNRNQRQISNEKSVMMGGEINNCAMTQANNPGNWVCWPSPPMVMVPQPLPLERPAVQTPQSHQKNGSADKKQAIKTEKNLKFLLQKVLKQSDVNNLGRIVLPKREAERHLPHLETRDGISIAMEDIGTSRVWNMKYRFWPNNKSRMYLLENTGDFVKANGLQEGDFIVIYADMKCGKYLIRGVKVRPNGPKLEGKKQAKKNLRKLSSAAAISSSPVAQAVR; this is encoded by the exons ATGGACAGGAAGTTACATGAGCTTCATGGGAATACTAATAATCAAGATGAGAATATTAATATGGTGCAATCAGCGGATGATGATATACAAATGTTGCAGCAGCAGCCTACTGATTTTGACCCAATGGAGGATACTGATATTTGGCTGAATGAAAATTTCTCAACTGATTTTACTTCTCTTCAAGATTTTCCATGCATgtcgtcatcatcatcaacttcttattcCCCTCCTACTGAATTATCCGATCCTTCTTCTGGGGTTGTACTAAAATCTGATGCTGAACAAGATTTCGACAAGAAAATCGATACAATTGGTGACCAAGAATGTCTAAATGTGATGGAGAATCTTGAATACATGGATTTAATTGATGTCAATGAATTTCTTGACCCTATGATATCTTTTCTCCATTCTGAGAATCAGAATCCCcaagagcaacaacaacaagaactagtagtaaaagaaaaagggaaagtgCCATTAGAAGATGATCAGCAAGTGTCTATTTTTCAAGGGGATAGTGAACTTGCACTCATGTTTTTCGAATGGCTAAAGCACAACAAAGATTACATATCTGCTGAAGACATGAGGAGTATTAAGCTCAAACGTTCAACGATTGAAAGCGCTTCGAGGCGATTGGGAAGTAACAAAGAAGGGAAAAAACAGCTGTTGAGGCTCATCCTTGATTGGGTTGAACAGCACAGATTGCAAAAGAAACAAATGACAGAAGCACAAGCCATTAACCAACAGTGTCTTCAAAACTGTGCCCCTTGTAACTTTGATCCGAATGCGTGCTTTTACCCCCCTCAATGGATGGCAAATCCGGCGTATAACGCCCCTTTTCCCGAGCCAATGCAAGGGTACATTGGTGATGCTTATTGTAATGGATCTTATTTTGCGACGCCTTTAAATCATACAGTGAATGGGGGTGTAAGTTCGCCACTTTCAGCTGAATATCAACCCATGGACACTTCTCAGTCCTGGTCTCCATCGCAATTTACTATGGCGACCGCTTCTCAGTACAATCAGTTTCCTGAGAATGATGGAACTAATAATGTTGCTATGGCTGATCAGTCCCAATCTTTATTGAGTACTCAATATGATCCGTACCAAATTTTCGATGGGAATGGTGAGGCATTGCCAAGGTTGGGCTCTTGTGCTACTAGAGAGGCTAGGAAGAACAGAATGGCTAGGCAGAGGCGGGTACGGCCGCACCATTATCGTCACCAAAATCGGAATCAAAGACAAATTAGTAATGAGAAAAGTGTAATGATGGGTGGTGAGATTAATAATTGTGCAATGACTCAAGCTAACAATCCAGGAAATTGGGTATGTTGGCCTTCTCCACCAATGGTGATGGTTCCACAACCACTTCCTTTGGAGAGGCCGGCTGTGCAAACCCCACAGAGCCATCAGAAGAATGGTTCGGCAGACAAAAAACAG GCTATTAAAACGGAGAAGAATCTCAAGTTTCTCCTGCAAAAAGTGCTGAAACAAAGTGATGTTAACAATCTAGGTAGAATTGTGTTGCCGAAG AGAGAAGCAGAACGTCATCTCCCACATCTTGAAACAAGAGATGGAATTTCAATCGCCATGGAAGACATTGGAACTTCTCGTGTTTGGAACATGAAATATCG ATTTTGGCCAAATAACAAAAGCAGGATGTACCTTCTTGAAAACACAG GTGATTTTGTTAAAGCTAATGGACTTCAAGAAGGCGATTTCATTGTAATATACGCTGACATGAAGTGTGGCAAATAT TTGATACGAGGAGTAAAAGTGAGGCCGAATGGACCAAAGTTGGAGGGCAAAAAACAAGCAAAGAAAAATCTTCGTAAGTTGTCATCTGCAGCTGCTATTAGCTCATCTCCAGTTGCTCAAGCAGtgagataa
- the LOC107875324 gene encoding B3 domain-containing transcription factor ABI3 isoform X1 yields the protein MDRKLHELHGNTNNQDENINMVQSADDDIQMLQQQPTDFDPMEDTDIWLNENFSTDFTSLQDFPCMSSSSSTSYSPPTELSDPSSGVVLKSDAEQDFDKKIDTIGDQECLNVMENLEYMDLIDVNEFLDPMISFLHSENQNPQEQQQQELVVKEKGKVPLEDDQQVSIFQGDSELALMFFEWLKHNKDYISAEDMRSIKLKRSTIESASRRLGSNKEGKKQLLRLILDWVEQHRLQKKQMTEAQAINQQCLQNCAPCNFDPNACFYPPQWMANPAYNAPFPEPMQGYIGDAYCNGSYFATPLNHTVNGGVSSPLSAEYQPMDTSQSWSPSQFTMATASQYNQFPENDGTNNVAMADQSQSLLSTQYDPYQIFDGNGEALPRLGSCATREARKNRMARQRRVRPHHYRHQNRNQRQISNEKSVMMGGEINNCAMTQANNPGNWVCWPSPPMVMVPQPLPLERPAVQTPQSHQKNGSADKKQAIKTEKNLKFLLQKVLKQSDVNNLGRIVLPKQREAERHLPHLETRDGISIAMEDIGTSRVWNMKYRFWPNNKSRMYLLENTGDFVKANGLQEGDFIVIYADMKCGKYLIRGVKVRPNGPKLEGKKQAKKNLRKLSSAAAISSSPVAQAVR from the exons ATGGACAGGAAGTTACATGAGCTTCATGGGAATACTAATAATCAAGATGAGAATATTAATATGGTGCAATCAGCGGATGATGATATACAAATGTTGCAGCAGCAGCCTACTGATTTTGACCCAATGGAGGATACTGATATTTGGCTGAATGAAAATTTCTCAACTGATTTTACTTCTCTTCAAGATTTTCCATGCATgtcgtcatcatcatcaacttcttattcCCCTCCTACTGAATTATCCGATCCTTCTTCTGGGGTTGTACTAAAATCTGATGCTGAACAAGATTTCGACAAGAAAATCGATACAATTGGTGACCAAGAATGTCTAAATGTGATGGAGAATCTTGAATACATGGATTTAATTGATGTCAATGAATTTCTTGACCCTATGATATCTTTTCTCCATTCTGAGAATCAGAATCCCcaagagcaacaacaacaagaactagtagtaaaagaaaaagggaaagtgCCATTAGAAGATGATCAGCAAGTGTCTATTTTTCAAGGGGATAGTGAACTTGCACTCATGTTTTTCGAATGGCTAAAGCACAACAAAGATTACATATCTGCTGAAGACATGAGGAGTATTAAGCTCAAACGTTCAACGATTGAAAGCGCTTCGAGGCGATTGGGAAGTAACAAAGAAGGGAAAAAACAGCTGTTGAGGCTCATCCTTGATTGGGTTGAACAGCACAGATTGCAAAAGAAACAAATGACAGAAGCACAAGCCATTAACCAACAGTGTCTTCAAAACTGTGCCCCTTGTAACTTTGATCCGAATGCGTGCTTTTACCCCCCTCAATGGATGGCAAATCCGGCGTATAACGCCCCTTTTCCCGAGCCAATGCAAGGGTACATTGGTGATGCTTATTGTAATGGATCTTATTTTGCGACGCCTTTAAATCATACAGTGAATGGGGGTGTAAGTTCGCCACTTTCAGCTGAATATCAACCCATGGACACTTCTCAGTCCTGGTCTCCATCGCAATTTACTATGGCGACCGCTTCTCAGTACAATCAGTTTCCTGAGAATGATGGAACTAATAATGTTGCTATGGCTGATCAGTCCCAATCTTTATTGAGTACTCAATATGATCCGTACCAAATTTTCGATGGGAATGGTGAGGCATTGCCAAGGTTGGGCTCTTGTGCTACTAGAGAGGCTAGGAAGAACAGAATGGCTAGGCAGAGGCGGGTACGGCCGCACCATTATCGTCACCAAAATCGGAATCAAAGACAAATTAGTAATGAGAAAAGTGTAATGATGGGTGGTGAGATTAATAATTGTGCAATGACTCAAGCTAACAATCCAGGAAATTGGGTATGTTGGCCTTCTCCACCAATGGTGATGGTTCCACAACCACTTCCTTTGGAGAGGCCGGCTGTGCAAACCCCACAGAGCCATCAGAAGAATGGTTCGGCAGACAAAAAACAG GCTATTAAAACGGAGAAGAATCTCAAGTTTCTCCTGCAAAAAGTGCTGAAACAAAGTGATGTTAACAATCTAGGTAGAATTGTGTTGCCGAAG CAGAGAGAAGCAGAACGTCATCTCCCACATCTTGAAACAAGAGATGGAATTTCAATCGCCATGGAAGACATTGGAACTTCTCGTGTTTGGAACATGAAATATCG ATTTTGGCCAAATAACAAAAGCAGGATGTACCTTCTTGAAAACACAG GTGATTTTGTTAAAGCTAATGGACTTCAAGAAGGCGATTTCATTGTAATATACGCTGACATGAAGTGTGGCAAATAT TTGATACGAGGAGTAAAAGTGAGGCCGAATGGACCAAAGTTGGAGGGCAAAAAACAAGCAAAGAAAAATCTTCGTAAGTTGTCATCTGCAGCTGCTATTAGCTCATCTCCAGTTGCTCAAGCAGtgagataa